The following proteins are encoded in a genomic region of candidate division TA06 bacterium:
- the fdhD gene encoding formate dehydrogenase accessory sulfurtransferase FdhD — MIKDSSEFKTIRYEKGEPATRTDMVPRESSIDIYLCGTRLVTLQASPNQLIELAVGFLLSEGLLETLSEYETASIDAESKEVRVEAKNRSKVLSRLLDKGDVIRTSGCSRGMSFGGYDMIGKVNSDLSVSTEKIKTMTREMLKAADLHNACGGVHCSALVKGSEVISMSEDIGRHNTIDKIVGQCSLKGIDMSEGFLLTTGRISSEMVAKCARSRIPVIASMTSPTDLAIRIADKLGVTVVGYVRGNRITVYTHADRITN; from the coding sequence ATGATAAAAGACTCTTCTGAGTTCAAGACTATCCGGTATGAAAAGGGCGAACCTGCAACTCGAACAGATATGGTCCCGAGAGAGTCATCAATCGATATCTATCTTTGTGGGACAAGACTCGTCACTCTTCAGGCGTCGCCGAATCAGTTGATCGAACTGGCGGTTGGCTTCCTTCTTTCCGAGGGGTTGCTTGAGACGCTCTCTGAATATGAGACTGCATCGATTGATGCTGAAAGCAAAGAAGTAAGGGTGGAGGCAAAGAACCGGTCAAAGGTCCTTTCCAGACTCCTCGACAAGGGAGATGTCATAAGAACGTCAGGTTGTAGCAGGGGTATGAGCTTTGGCGGGTATGACATGATAGGAAAGGTGAACTCTGACCTCTCTGTCTCAACGGAGAAGATCAAGACGATGACCAGAGAGATGCTCAAGGCAGCGGATCTCCACAACGCGTGTGGAGGCGTTCACTGTTCTGCACTGGTCAAAGGCTCAGAGGTCATCTCCATGAGTGAGGACATTGGCAGGCACAACACGATCGACAAGATAGTTGGGCAATGTTCCTTAAAGGGCATTGACATGTCAGAAGGTTTCCTCCTGACCACAGGAAGGATATCCTCTGAAATGGTCGCCAAATGTGCGAGGTCCAGAATTCCAGTTATCGCCTCCATGACCTCGCCCACAGATCTGGCTATCCGCATTGCAGACAAGCTGGGTGTGACAGTTGTGGGATATGTCCGGGGAAACAGAATAACCGTCTACACTCACGCGGATAGGATAACGAACTAA
- the fdhE gene encoding formate dehydrogenase accessory protein FdhE, which produces MALSSATKVRSELEIYKEKTGENADVFDFFHSVLKVQNRTYKNSRVSFRVSIAALQERLKNSQRLVKPREISIPRREYLETLKRIEGEINKRWMVGKRLKQFSRLEELNSDKFAGFISGMVSGKSGYLKGLPTKTHTKKATLQFALESAAMPFMAKISSDVSKKVDLSLWQKGTCPVCGRYPVVAKMRKDDGARFLYCGFCATQWRFPRLTCVNCGNTDQSTMKYFFPEADRGHRVDVCDVCKKSVRTTDERALGRETFFEVENWVTSYLNDVAIREGYKPLG; this is translated from the coding sequence ATGGCTCTCAGCAGCGCCACCAAGGTGAGATCTGAACTGGAAATATACAAGGAGAAGACCGGGGAGAACGCTGATGTATTCGATTTCTTCCATTCGGTACTGAAGGTCCAGAACAGGACGTACAAGAATTCCAGGGTATCATTCCGCGTCAGCATTGCCGCGCTTCAGGAACGCTTGAAAAACTCTCAGAGGCTGGTAAAGCCACGAGAGATTTCCATCCCCAGGCGCGAATACCTGGAGACACTCAAGAGGATTGAAGGCGAGATCAACAAAAGGTGGATGGTAGGAAAAAGGCTCAAGCAATTTTCAAGACTTGAGGAACTTAACAGCGATAAATTCGCCGGCTTCATTAGCGGCATGGTTTCAGGGAAATCGGGCTACTTGAAAGGCCTACCGACAAAGACACATACAAAGAAGGCTACCCTTCAATTTGCGCTGGAAAGTGCGGCCATGCCCTTCATGGCAAAGATCTCTTCGGATGTTTCCAAAAAAGTCGACCTATCTCTCTGGCAAAAAGGGACGTGTCCAGTTTGCGGAAGATATCCCGTGGTTGCGAAGATGAGAAAGGATGACGGTGCTAGATTTTTGTATTGCGGATTTTGCGCAACTCAATGGCGCTTTCCGAGGCTCACCTGCGTGAACTGTGGAAATACAGATCAGTCCACCATGAAGTACTTCTTTCCTGAAGCGGACAGGGGACACAGGGTCGATGTGTGTGATGTGTGCAAGAAGTCGGTGAGGACGACAGATGAGAGAGCCCTGGGAAGGGAGACGTTCTTTGAGGTGGAGAACTGGGTGACATCTTATCTAAATGATGTGGCCATACGTGAAGGCTACAAGCCTCTCGGATAG
- a CDS encoding DUF362 domain-containing protein, which translates to MSKGISRREFLNRCYGLGVAVGLVSLLPSIESLSAGEDAKIDLAVVNGDPQPAVNKAVELLGGISSFVRPGDRVLVKPNMSFANPPNWGSTTDPRVVRAVSLLCLAAGAKKVVIMDHTLRAAEACLKESGIKDAVSDLDKVAVVTANTERFFTDAEVPDGDALKTVAVVKQLGKSECFINLPCAKSHAATGVSFGMKNLMGLVWDRQYFHERTDLNKAIAELAALIKPDLTILDATRALLNGGPGGPGKVKELSTIVAGTDQVAVDSYGTSLAPWYGQTFTGKQVRHIIEAYNLGLGEIDLEKLRVKRVSV; encoded by the coding sequence ATGAGCAAAGGAATATCAAGAAGGGAATTTCTGAACAGGTGCTACGGCCTTGGTGTGGCCGTGGGTTTGGTTTCTCTTCTTCCCAGTATAGAATCCCTTTCTGCCGGGGAAGATGCAAAGATAGACCTTGCGGTTGTGAACGGTGACCCACAACCTGCAGTCAATAAAGCAGTTGAACTCCTTGGCGGAATCTCGTCCTTTGTCAGGCCAGGAGATAGGGTTCTGGTGAAGCCGAACATGTCGTTCGCCAACCCGCCCAACTGGGGGAGTACAACCGACCCGAGGGTGGTGAGGGCTGTGTCTCTACTCTGTCTGGCGGCGGGAGCCAAGAAAGTGGTGATCATGGATCATACTCTGCGGGCTGCCGAGGCCTGTTTGAAAGAATCTGGGATAAAGGATGCGGTCTCTGATCTCGATAAGGTCGCTGTTGTGACTGCAAACACTGAGAGATTCTTCACCGATGCTGAGGTACCTGATGGTGATGCATTGAAAACAGTGGCTGTGGTTAAGCAGCTTGGAAAAAGCGAGTGTTTCATCAATCTGCCGTGTGCAAAGTCGCACGCAGCAACCGGAGTGAGCTTCGGCATGAAGAATCTTATGGGCCTTGTATGGGACAGGCAGTACTTCCACGAAAGGACAGACCTGAACAAGGCCATTGCTGAACTTGCCGCTCTGATAAAGCCTGACCTTACAATACTGGATGCAACCAGAGCGCTCTTGAATGGTGGGCCTGGAGGGCCAGGAAAGGTGAAGGAGCTTTCCACCATTGTCGCGGGCACGGACCAGGTGGCTGTGGACAGCTATGGCACATCACTTGCCCCGTGGTATGGGCAGACCTTTACCGGAAAGCAGGTTCGGCACATAATCGAGGCGTACAATCTGGGCCTCGGTGAAATAGACTTAGAAAAACTGAGGGTAAAGAGGGTGAGTGTTTGA
- a CDS encoding MOSC domain-containing protein, which translates to MKPKIVSVNTSKEKGTRKHKVPCVLLKVDCGVEGDAHAGTRNRQVSLLALESIEKMRKKGANVGPGDFAENVTTQGIDLVSLSVGTRLRIGETVVEVTQIGKECHSGCEIREIVGDCVMPREGIFARVLKGGEIRSGNEILKERAEG; encoded by the coding sequence ATGAAACCAAAGATTGTATCTGTCAACACAAGCAAAGAGAAGGGCACGCGGAAACACAAAGTTCCATGTGTTCTCCTGAAGGTCGATTGTGGTGTGGAAGGAGATGCGCACGCAGGCACACGGAACAGGCAGGTCTCTCTTCTGGCACTCGAGTCCATTGAGAAGATGAGGAAGAAGGGGGCGAATGTGGGCCCCGGAGACTTTGCTGAAAATGTGACCACACAAGGAATAGACCTGGTTTCGCTTTCTGTCGGCACCAGACTGAGGATAGGGGAGACTGTTGTGGAGGTGACTCAGATAGGGAAAGAGTGCCACAGCGGATGTGAGATTCGTGAAATCGTCGGCGATTGTGTTATGCCCAGGGAAGGGATATTTGCCAGAGTTCTGAAAGGGGGAGAGATCAGGTCCGGGAACGAAATACTAAAAGAGAGAGCAGAGGGGTGA
- a CDS encoding MogA/MoaB family molybdenum cofactor biosynthesis protein, protein MKVAILTVSDKGSRGEREDLSGAAINEWVERMRGEVVKHEVVPDEPKSIIEKLKDYCDVLGVDLVFTTGGTGFSPRDNTPEATAAVIEKLAPGVSEAIRAEGLKNTPMAMLSRAIAGIRRCTLIVNLPGSRRGVVESLVAIEPVIEHAVEILKGEGGECAPE, encoded by the coding sequence ATGAAAGTCGCGATACTTACAGTGAGCGATAAAGGCTCCAGAGGAGAAAGGGAAGACCTGAGCGGAGCGGCCATCAATGAGTGGGTTGAAAGAATGAGGGGCGAGGTTGTCAAGCATGAGGTGGTCCCGGATGAGCCCAAGTCCATAATAGAGAAGCTCAAAGACTACTGTGACGTTCTTGGAGTTGACCTCGTATTCACGACTGGCGGTACAGGATTCTCCCCAAGGGATAACACTCCAGAGGCTACGGCAGCGGTCATAGAGAAACTGGCTCCGGGCGTCTCGGAAGCTATAAGGGCGGAAGGGTTAAAGAACACGCCTATGGCCATGCTTTCCAGAGCAATTGCAGGGATAAGGCGGTGTACGCTGATAGTCAACCTTCCGGGAAGCAGAAGGGGAGTTGTTGAATCGCTAGTTGCCATTGAACCAGTAATCGAACACGCTGTTGAGATTCTGAAGGGTGAGGGAGGGGAGTGCGCGCCTGAGTGA
- a CDS encoding DUF362 domain-containing protein, with protein MARIRITRREFLRNLTLGAGATVVGQSLVGRSIKSALARDVASPVVVVKDPTATDYPTINEPVVQAMMDAGIRALGRNEDLGEAWKTFFPRVDETSVISIKVNCFLTLCSHPQVANTIINGLTQMDFGGTPFPENNIIIWDNRDDRLINGGYTINDGPTGARCFGTNHSGAGYDYSYDMDINGVISHPSRIMKDICDYMINLAVPKDHSIAGITLCMKNHYGSINNPGSLHSGRCNPYAPILNQLIRDQLNRREGIFIIDGMFGIYTGGPGGAPQFIWNGLIMSNDPVACDFEGKVAIDFERHKRGMNPTNAPMIDTAKDLGVGTYDENRREVRLIESPSFKMMGLIPSDPVLGLYRSKPNPCRYHTKIGFSLIESAHVDLAVYDLKGARVTTLKSGPLDDGAYTVEWDLRDRKGHKVPAGNYFYKLTLDNGFTRSERMVVLK; from the coding sequence ATGGCAAGGATCAGGATAACTAGAAGGGAATTCCTAAGAAACCTGACTCTGGGGGCTGGGGCTACCGTTGTTGGACAGAGTCTCGTGGGTAGAAGTATCAAGAGCGCCCTGGCAAGAGATGTGGCGAGCCCGGTCGTTGTGGTCAAGGATCCAACAGCCACAGACTATCCAACCATCAACGAGCCTGTGGTGCAGGCGATGATGGATGCAGGGATAAGAGCGCTTGGCAGAAATGAAGACCTGGGAGAAGCATGGAAAACTTTCTTTCCCCGTGTTGACGAGACTAGTGTCATCTCGATAAAGGTAAATTGTTTCCTCACCCTCTGTAGCCATCCTCAAGTCGCGAATACAATCATAAATGGCCTGACACAAATGGACTTCGGTGGTACTCCATTCCCGGAGAACAATATCATCATTTGGGACAACAGGGACGACCGGCTCATCAACGGTGGTTACACAATAAACGATGGACCAACTGGCGCAAGATGCTTCGGCACAAACCACTCTGGGGCAGGATATGACTACAGTTATGATATGGATATCAACGGCGTGATCAGCCATCCAAGTAGGATTATGAAGGATATATGTGATTACATGATAAATCTTGCCGTCCCAAAGGACCACTCAATTGCGGGTATCACTCTGTGCATGAAGAACCACTACGGGTCTATCAACAACCCGGGCTCGCTACACTCAGGTAGGTGTAATCCATACGCCCCCATACTGAATCAGCTCATCAGAGACCAATTGAACAGAAGAGAGGGCATCTTCATCATCGATGGTATGTTCGGCATATACACCGGAGGCCCAGGAGGAGCGCCACAGTTCATCTGGAATGGTCTCATAATGTCAAATGATCCAGTCGCGTGTGACTTCGAAGGGAAAGTTGCCATAGATTTTGAACGGCACAAGCGCGGCATGAATCCAACCAATGCACCAATGATCGATACTGCAAAAGATTTGGGAGTTGGAACCTATGACGAGAACAGGCGAGAAGTACGTCTTATCGAGAGTCCGAGTTTCAAGATGATGGGTTTAATTCCGTCCGATCCTGTTCTTGGCCTGTATCGCAGCAAACCAAATCCATGCAGGTATCATACGAAGATAGGGTTTTCACTGATAGAATCTGCTCACGTTGACCTGGCCGTTTATGACCTCAAAGGAGCCAGGGTGACAACTCTCAAGAGCGGTCCACTCGATGATGGAGCATACACCGTTGAGTGGGACTTGAGAGACAGGAAGGGTCACAAGGTTCCAGCAGGCAACTATTTCTACAAGCTTACACTGGACAACGGATTTACAAGAAGTGAAAGGATGGTGGTGCTGAAGTGA
- a CDS encoding molybdenum cofactor guanylyltransferase, with amino-acid sequence MEAFVLAGGESKRFGSNKALYRVGDETLLEILFRRMSDLFDKVRVLTKDSSLFKGLDFEVLDDVREECCPLSGIYSGLRYLRNGKAFFLACDLPLVQSRLVNHIVEQSQGFDAAVPRTAMGFEPLCAVYDVACLDAIEDQFVSGNLRVVSFLNNVKTKVVEEDELKRYDKKLVSFVNVNTPDTLGMVLELLAREKGRRCS; translated from the coding sequence GTGGAAGCATTCGTACTGGCTGGCGGAGAAAGCAAAAGGTTTGGGTCCAATAAGGCTCTCTACAGGGTTGGCGACGAGACTCTGCTTGAGATACTGTTTAGAAGGATGTCCGATCTCTTCGATAAAGTTCGAGTACTGACAAAAGACAGCAGTCTGTTCAAGGGTTTGGACTTCGAAGTCCTGGATGACGTGAGAGAAGAGTGCTGTCCACTCTCGGGCATCTATTCAGGGCTGAGGTATCTCAGAAACGGGAAGGCGTTCTTTCTGGCTTGCGATTTGCCGCTTGTGCAGAGCAGGCTGGTCAACCATATTGTGGAGCAGAGCCAGGGGTTCGATGCCGCTGTGCCCCGGACTGCCATGGGATTTGAACCTCTTTGTGCGGTGTATGATGTCGCTTGTTTGGACGCTATCGAGGACCAATTTGTTTCCGGGAATCTGAGGGTTGTTTCGTTTTTGAATAATGTGAAGACAAAAGTAGTTGAAGAAGATGAACTGAAGAGGTATGACAAAAAGCTGGTTTCTTTTGTTAATGTCAATACTCCTGATACTCTGGGTATGGTCCTTGAACTGCTAGCCAGAGAGAAAGGAAGACGATGCTCATAG
- the miaA gene encoding tRNA (adenosine(37)-N6)-dimethylallyltransferase MiaA, with the protein MTLPVVIGPTAVGKTTLAIEVASRIGAEIVSADSRQVYRYMDIGTAKPTEDQLGRVKHHMIDFIDPDEHFGAGQYGSNAKAAVKCVTSSNKIPLVVGGSGLYVRALVEGFFPAPPVDRRLRERILATAEEKGTGFLHERLKTVDREAADRIHPNDLQRISRALEVFEQTKTPISELQKGKKENTFRPLYIGLARERGQLYGRTESRILKMVQLGFVEEVERLLDMGYSSSLNSFGAVGYREMAAHLSREMTLDQAIAKTKKNTKAFARRQLAWFKSLENVHWIDLSSDQDEKRAVDTMTALIKQRCSSGA; encoded by the coding sequence TTGACGCTTCCCGTTGTAATCGGCCCGACAGCGGTGGGAAAGACTACGCTTGCCATAGAGGTTGCCTCAAGAATAGGCGCAGAGATAGTGTCGGCAGATTCCAGGCAGGTCTACAGGTACATGGACATAGGCACTGCTAAGCCGACCGAGGATCAGCTCGGAAGAGTCAAGCACCATATGATCGACTTCATCGACCCGGATGAGCATTTTGGAGCAGGACAGTACGGTTCCAACGCAAAAGCAGCGGTCAAGTGTGTCACTTCCAGCAATAAGATCCCTCTTGTTGTTGGAGGTTCAGGCCTTTATGTCCGCGCACTTGTGGAGGGTTTTTTCCCTGCTCCACCAGTGGATAGGAGATTAAGAGAGAGAATCCTTGCGACGGCAGAAGAGAAGGGGACAGGATTTCTACATGAACGACTCAAGACTGTGGACCGTGAGGCAGCCGACAGAATCCACCCCAACGACCTTCAGCGTATTTCGAGAGCCCTGGAGGTTTTTGAGCAGACCAAAACGCCAATCTCTGAGCTTCAGAAAGGCAAGAAGGAAAACACGTTCAGGCCGCTCTACATTGGTCTTGCCAGAGAAAGGGGCCAGCTCTACGGAAGGACGGAGTCCAGGATTCTGAAAATGGTCCAGCTCGGATTCGTGGAAGAGGTGGAACGGCTTCTGGACATGGGATATTCTTCTTCATTAAACTCTTTCGGCGCAGTCGGCTATAGAGAGATGGCTGCACATCTGTCCAGGGAAATGACTCTTGATCAGGCAATAGCAAAAACAAAGAAGAACACAAAGGCCTTTGCCAGAAGGCAGCTCGCATGGTTCAAGTCGCTCGAGAACGTCCATTGGATCGACCTCTCCTCTGACCAGGACGAAAAGAGGGCAGTTGATACGATGACGGCACTGATAAAGCAACGGTGCTCCTCAGGCGCATAA
- a CDS encoding 4Fe-4S dicluster domain-containing protein yields the protein MADMALYIDPSKCMACRACQVACKQWNGLPAERTTFFSGPGYQNPGDLSPKTWTLVKFFKEEYVGDKLEWRFRKVQCMHCEDPGCVTVCPVSPKAATRDEKWGFVYIDHSRCIGCGACMIGCPFGIPHVDEAMDEPKSKKCTMCNDRVVSGLVPACAKACPTGAVSYGTRKAMMVKAEARVKELKNMGKKPYIYGKKEMKGLHSIYVLPEGVDKYDLPKNPKIPEDVGYLHELLGPMLGSSKISAALVGMAIGWLRKRGAKKEKASA from the coding sequence ATGGCCGATATGGCTTTGTACATAGATCCAAGCAAATGTATGGCCTGCAGAGCTTGCCAGGTGGCCTGCAAGCAGTGGAATGGTCTTCCTGCAGAGCGGACCACCTTCTTCAGTGGACCCGGCTATCAGAACCCCGGCGATCTTTCCCCAAAGACCTGGACTCTGGTCAAGTTCTTCAAAGAGGAGTATGTCGGAGACAAACTGGAGTGGCGTTTCAGGAAGGTTCAGTGCATGCACTGCGAGGACCCCGGCTGTGTGACCGTTTGTCCCGTCTCACCCAAGGCGGCCACGCGCGATGAGAAGTGGGGCTTTGTGTACATCGACCACAGCCGGTGCATTGGCTGCGGCGCGTGCATGATAGGATGTCCTTTTGGCATTCCGCACGTAGACGAGGCAATGGATGAGCCCAAATCCAAGAAATGCACAATGTGCAACGACAGGGTTGTGAGCGGGCTCGTGCCAGCGTGCGCCAAGGCCTGTCCCACAGGTGCGGTCAGCTACGGGACGAGAAAAGCGATGATGGTCAAGGCTGAAGCCAGGGTCAAGGAGCTTAAGAACATGGGGAAGAAACCGTACATCTACGGGAAAAAGGAGATGAAAGGTCTCCATTCGATATACGTTCTTCCCGAAGGCGTCGACAAGTATGATCTGCCCAAGAATCCGAAGATTCCTGAGGATGTCGGCTATCTTCACGAGCTCCTGGGGCCGATGCTCGGAAGCTCCAAGATCTCTGCCGCGCTAGTTGGCATGGCAATAGGCTGGCTGAGGAAGAGAGGGGCCAAGAAGGAAAAGGCATCCGCCTAA
- the moaA gene encoding GTP 3',8-cyclase MoaA has product MLIDYCGRKVDYLRLSVTDRCNLSCTYCSPGHIEWQRRGEILSYEEMVTLIDITASMGIKRVRLTGGEPLLRRDFVSFVEQIRALDRPLDLCLTTNGILLPDLAGELLRAGVTRVNISLDTLDEAKYERITGSKAHKKVLNGIEVALRLGFDSVKVNVVLIKGLNDDEIDSFVRMAEFRPLTVRFIEFMPAGLADWNIDRLMPSREILERFKRRYGDIEQVKADGGGPSLDYRFPGMVGKVGFISSVTEPSCEMCNRLRVTAEGRLRPCLFSEIEFDIKTALRTTNARDEVKMVILDALRAKPEGHLPLGSCRRTETPMAQIGG; this is encoded by the coding sequence ATGCTCATAGACTACTGCGGAAGAAAGGTCGATTACCTCAGACTCTCCGTCACAGACAGATGCAACTTGAGTTGCACATATTGTTCTCCCGGACATATCGAATGGCAGAGGAGGGGCGAGATTCTCTCCTATGAGGAAATGGTGACGCTTATCGACATTACTGCATCAATGGGTATCAAGAGGGTCCGCTTAACCGGTGGTGAACCTCTGCTGAGAAGAGATTTCGTTTCTTTCGTAGAGCAGATAAGAGCACTCGACAGGCCGCTTGACCTTTGCTTGACGACAAATGGTATTCTCCTCCCTGACCTTGCAGGAGAGCTGTTGCGGGCAGGGGTCACAAGAGTGAATATTAGCCTCGATACTCTTGATGAGGCAAAGTATGAGAGGATCACGGGCTCGAAGGCGCATAAAAAGGTCCTGAACGGCATCGAGGTTGCCCTGCGCCTTGGGTTCGATTCTGTGAAGGTCAACGTCGTTTTGATCAAAGGTTTGAATGATGATGAGATAGATTCCTTTGTCCGCATGGCTGAATTCAGGCCCCTTACCGTAAGGTTCATAGAGTTCATGCCCGCTGGACTTGCCGATTGGAACATAGACAGACTAATGCCGTCCCGAGAGATCCTCGAGAGATTCAAGAGGAGATACGGTGATATTGAACAGGTGAAGGCCGACGGGGGCGGTCCATCTCTCGACTACCGATTTCCAGGGATGGTGGGTAAGGTAGGTTTCATATCGTCCGTTACGGAACCTTCTTGTGAAATGTGCAATAGGTTGAGAGTCACTGCTGAAGGTAGGCTTAGACCCTGTCTTTTTTCTGAGATCGAGTTTGACATCAAGACGGCGCTCAGGACGACCAATGCCAGAGATGAAGTGAAGATGGTGATACTTGATGCGCTCCGTGCCAAGCCGGAAGGCCACTTACCGTTGGGTTCGTGTCGGCGGACGGAGACGCCCATGGCGCAGATAGGCGGTTGA
- the mutL gene encoding DNA mismatch repair endonuclease MutL: protein MAQIVILPDELVSKIAAGEVVERPASVVKELIENSLDAGAKRIVCEMENGGKRLIRVSDDGSGMTHEDALLAIRSHATSKLTSSGDLLSIASFGFRGEALPSIASISKMEIVTRTKDDVAGTRVAVAGGEVKEATEAGCPVGTSVTVRDLFYNVPARRKFLRTTQTELYHVVNAVTSLALSSPEVAFSMTHDGHSLFEFPFSSSVKDRVLSVFGLGFVKSTLEVSSESPLARIYGFVSTPETLSSARTRQFIFVNKRPVSSRSLVHAVYEGFGLEGRTRHPAFLLLLEIDSGSVDVNVHPTKREIRMTNERAIHDLVAQTIRDALHASPEIQEKTEPTYMRPRLDGKQGAFWGVQESFVGYRGEGLEAEEREQLFIPEFWQLHRTYIIAQTKTGMIVVDQHTAHERILYEEILKNEKGSESQQLLFPRPVELSPQQSVLVEEKMDEIARLGFEVKKFSGNTFVVEAVPAYLEHYRDETFAEFIQEMYEAGKSKTESFDEMAKMLACKAAVKAGQSLTPEEMNSLLDRLFATKVPFFCPHGRPTVIRMSLEELGRRFGRI from the coding sequence ATGGCACAAATAGTCATCCTTCCAGATGAGCTTGTTTCCAAGATTGCAGCGGGGGAAGTGGTTGAGCGGCCCGCTTCAGTCGTAAAGGAGTTAATAGAAAACTCCCTGGACGCAGGAGCAAAAAGAATAGTCTGCGAAATGGAAAACGGAGGCAAGAGGCTAATACGTGTATCCGACGACGGCTCTGGTATGACGCACGAAGATGCTCTGCTTGCAATAAGGTCTCACGCAACCAGCAAGCTAACATCAAGCGGCGATTTGCTCAGCATCGCCAGTTTCGGATTCAGAGGTGAGGCACTTCCTTCAATTGCTTCAATCTCGAAGATGGAAATCGTGACCAGAACAAAAGATGATGTGGCAGGCACAAGGGTCGCAGTAGCCGGGGGTGAGGTGAAAGAAGCAACCGAAGCCGGTTGCCCCGTGGGGACGTCTGTAACAGTGAGAGACCTCTTCTACAATGTCCCGGCCAGGAGGAAATTCCTGAGGACCACTCAAACTGAGCTCTACCACGTGGTCAATGCGGTCACATCTCTTGCTCTTTCCAGTCCTGAAGTGGCCTTCTCGATGACACACGATGGTCACAGCCTTTTTGAATTCCCCTTTTCTTCCTCTGTCAAAGACAGAGTTCTTTCTGTTTTCGGACTGGGATTCGTGAAATCCACTTTGGAGGTGAGCAGCGAAAGCCCTCTGGCCAGGATCTATGGTTTTGTATCCACACCGGAAACCCTTAGCTCGGCAAGAACCAGGCAGTTCATCTTCGTGAACAAGAGGCCAGTGAGCAGCCGTTCTCTGGTGCACGCTGTCTATGAAGGTTTTGGACTGGAAGGCAGAACCAGGCACCCGGCTTTTCTCCTTCTTCTTGAAATCGATTCTGGGAGTGTTGATGTGAATGTTCATCCGACCAAGAGGGAAATACGCATGACGAATGAAAGAGCAATACACGACCTCGTAGCCCAGACTATAAGGGATGCTTTGCATGCGAGTCCCGAGATTCAAGAGAAGACTGAGCCAACATATATGAGGCCCAGACTTGACGGGAAGCAGGGAGCTTTTTGGGGAGTTCAGGAATCTTTTGTCGGATACAGAGGGGAAGGCTTGGAGGCCGAGGAACGGGAGCAGTTGTTCATACCGGAGTTCTGGCAGTTGCACAGAACATATATCATTGCTCAGACAAAGACGGGTATGATCGTAGTTGACCAGCACACCGCCCACGAGAGGATTCTATACGAGGAGATACTAAAGAATGAAAAAGGTTCAGAGTCACAGCAACTCCTCTTCCCAAGACCTGTTGAACTTTCACCTCAGCAGTCTGTCCTTGTGGAAGAGAAGATGGATGAAATAGCCAGGCTGGGGTTTGAAGTAAAAAAGTTCAGCGGAAACACTTTCGTGGTTGAGGCTGTCCCAGCATACCTTGAACATTACAGAGATGAAACATTCGCGGAGTTCATTCAGGAGATGTACGAAGCAGGAAAATCCAAGACGGAGAGTTTTGATGAGATGGCAAAGATGCTCGCTTGCAAAGCCGCAGTCAAGGCAGGGCAGTCACTGACGCCGGAAGAGATGAACTCACTTCTGGACAGGCTTTTTGCCACCAAGGTTCCCTTTTTCTGTCCACACGGCAGGCCAACGGTCATCAGGATGAGTCTTGAGGAGCTGGGAAGGAGGTTCGGACGCATTTGA